In a single window of the Novosphingobium sp. IK01 genome:
- the copC gene encoding copper homeostasis periplasmic binding protein CopC, which produces MPRPFANLLLASGLLAASPALAPAALAHVALVEASPAAQSEASDVRQLSLGFSGPLVDRLSGLDLAMTGMPGMAHHAPMKVTGFQTTLANESKTLLATLPRALPAGTYHVAWHVVGADTHRVEGGFDFTVK; this is translated from the coding sequence ATGCCCCGGCCATTTGCCAATCTGCTTCTTGCTTCCGGCCTGCTCGCCGCCAGCCCCGCGCTGGCCCCGGCAGCGCTGGCCCATGTCGCGCTGGTCGAGGCCAGCCCTGCCGCGCAGAGCGAAGCGTCCGACGTGCGCCAGCTCTCGCTCGGCTTTTCCGGCCCGCTGGTCGACAGGCTCTCGGGGCTGGACCTCGCGATGACCGGCATGCCCGGCATGGCCCACCACGCGCCGATGAAGGTGACCGGCTTCCAGACCACGCTGGCCAACGAGAGCAAGACCCTGCTGGCCACCCTGCCCCGCGCGCTGCCGGCCGGAACCTATCATGTCGCCTGGCATGTCGTGGGCGCCGATACCCACCGGGTCGAAGGCGGTTTCGACTTCACCGTGAAGTAG
- a CDS encoding anti-sigma factor family protein: MSISPEMLAAYADDQLDGAERAMVEQALAQDPALAQEVATHRALRARLVAHFAPILEETLPESLTRALKAPPAPQTATVVSIETARARRREREARSPNPEPVSKARARPRWAVGAGIALAACVALAVVIGRPAIVPASNYAAPELAQALDSRLSGEQGGSGPQVLLSFADATGAVCRGFAGSQASGIACHDAHGWRLERRFPGVTAQEGAYRQAGSTDPKLMAAMQDMAVGGALDPAAERAARARGWTAAPPPTSR; this comes from the coding sequence ATGAGCATATCGCCCGAGATGCTGGCGGCCTATGCCGATGACCAGCTCGACGGCGCCGAGCGCGCGATGGTCGAGCAGGCCCTCGCGCAGGACCCGGCGCTGGCACAGGAGGTCGCCACCCACCGCGCCCTGCGCGCGCGGCTTGTCGCCCATTTCGCGCCGATCCTCGAAGAGACGCTGCCCGAAAGCCTGACGCGCGCGCTCAAGGCCCCGCCTGCGCCGCAAACGGCAACCGTTGTTTCTATCGAGACCGCCCGCGCGCGCCGCCGCGAACGCGAGGCACGCTCCCCGAACCCGGAGCCCGTGAGCAAGGCCCGCGCGCGCCCGCGCTGGGCCGTGGGGGCGGGGATCGCGCTGGCCGCTTGTGTGGCGCTGGCCGTGGTGATCGGGCGGCCCGCGATAGTGCCTGCGTCAAACTATGCCGCCCCCGAACTGGCGCAGGCGCTCGACAGCCGCCTGTCGGGCGAGCAGGGGGGCAGCGGCCCGCAAGTCCTGCTCAGCTTTGCCGATGCAACGGGCGCGGTCTGCCGTGGCTTTGCCGGAAGCCAGGCCTCGGGCATTGCCTGCCACGATGCCCATGGCTGGCGCCTCGAACGCCGGTTCCCCGGCGTGACGGCGCAGGAAGGCGCCTATCGCCAGGCGGGCAGCACAGACCCGAAGCTGATGGCCGCGATGCAGGACATGGCCGTGGGCGGGGCGCTCGATCCCGCCGCCGAACGCGCCGCGCGCGCGCGGGGCTGGACAGCCGCCCCGCCGCCTACTTCACGGTGA
- a CDS encoding RNA polymerase sigma factor, with the protein MLALLPRLRRFAHGLTRDGARADDLCQMTVERALRSRDQWQEGTRMDSWMYRIMRNLWIDEARAATRRGQTFVDEEAGESVGADGGQEARVALSDIDRAMARLPEEQREAVLLVMVEGWSYKEAAGIIGCPVGTLNSRLVRGRDALLALLGEAA; encoded by the coding sequence TTGCTTGCGCTCTTGCCGCGCCTGCGCCGCTTTGCCCATGGCCTCACCCGCGATGGGGCCAGGGCCGACGACTTGTGCCAGATGACGGTGGAGCGCGCCTTGCGCAGCCGCGACCAGTGGCAGGAGGGAACCCGGATGGACAGTTGGATGTACCGGATCATGCGCAATCTGTGGATCGACGAGGCCCGCGCCGCCACGCGCCGGGGGCAGACCTTCGTGGACGAGGAAGCTGGCGAGAGCGTGGGCGCCGATGGCGGGCAGGAAGCGCGCGTGGCGCTCTCGGACATCGACCGCGCGATGGCCCGCCTGCCCGAGGAGCAGCGCGAGGCGGTCCTGCTGGTCATGGTCGAGGGGTGGTCCTACAAGGAAGCCGCCGGGATCATCGGCTGTCCGGTCGGCACCCTCAATTCGCGGCTGGTGCGCGGGCGCGACGCGCTGCTGGCCCTGCTGGGAGAAGCGGCATGA